TGTTAAATAGTAAGGAGAATAGTAATCATCGTCATCAAACTTGGCTACAATATCAAATTTTGCTTTCTCAATACCGAAATTTAAGCAATCTCCTAGTGTTTTCTCTTGCGGAAGTTGATAGATTGTCACATTTGCATAACTTGAAGCTTTTTCCCGCCATTTTGAAATTTTCATTTTGTCATTATTTAGAATAATAATTAATTCTTTTTCCTTCCACCTTTGTCTAGAAAAGTTTTCAAATATATTATTCATCATGTTATCACGAATTGTACATGCGATTAATGTCACCATAATAAACCCTCCTTCCACATTTCTTTTTAGTATATGAGTCAAGCAGTGAAAGTGTTATGCAAAGACCAATAATTCTGAAAAATGGTTAGAAATCTAGAGGAAATATGAGAATATACCCTGCCAATTCCTTTTCTTATGAATAGTATATAAAGAAATTCCCTGATTTTTGTGCCGCCAAAATTTTGTTACCATTCAAATTTGAGGATTTTTTTATTCGAGAAAATAAACGTTCTAAAATGGGATTTAAAGGAGTGAAAAAAATGATTCCCTCTTATGATTTTTCACTAACACCAAACAGCAATATGGTAATATGCTGTCTGGCTACCGGTAAGAATCATGTGGCTGCATTAGAAATAATGAAACCTACGGTGGAGTATTACGGAAGACTCCATGGTATTGATACTTTGTTTTATAATAAAAAACTTCTCCCAAATGAAATGGCTAAAAAGCATAAAGTTTTTTTGCTTTATAACCTATTAAAATATTACGAAATTGTCATGTGGATGGATTCAGATACCATTATTGTTGATCCACGAGTTGATATCCGAAGTGAATTAACTACTGACCATGTTGTTTATATGACAAGTTATTTTAGAAGAAAACCGCTTTTCCCAAATTCAGGGGTAATTGTGGTGAAACGTAATCCAAAAGCGATTGAAATATTAGAGGCTGTTTGGAGACACAAAAAGAAGCAAAGTGATGAGTGGTGGGATCAACAAGCCTTCTTAAAGCTTCTTGGTTTTAGGAATAGAAATATTAGAATTTTATCTTATAATGGTCCAACTAAATATACGCCCCTAATTGGAAGTTTACATGTCAAATGGAACAGTAGACCTAATCGGTTCGATGTCGCTAAAAAACCAATTATTGTACATCACTGTGGATTAAAGTGGTGGAAACGACTAAAAAGAATGAGGAAAAGCTATAATTTATTTTTGAGAAATATCGAAAAATATAAAACTCTTCCTAGTAAGGCGGATAGTCCATAAATCTCTTGATGGGTCGTGGTGAAATAATAAATGAAAAGAGGGACAACGATTAATAAGAAAACTAAGAAAGATGATATGAACCCTCAGCTCGAAATAACAATGTGAAACAAACCCTTTTGAGAAGATAAAAATGGCTGGATATAACAAATCAAATGAAGTCGAAGTTGCCTTTGCTATTTCGCTAAAAAGTAAAAGTTCATCCCGAAATTGGACAAGGGTTCAAAACAATTTAGCTAGAACACTAAGGTCAATCATAAACAATACGGACCAAAATTTTAGGATAGTCATCGCTGGTCATGAAAAACCAACTATTATAGAAATGAACCATGAGCTTGTTACATGGCTGCCTGTTCGTTTCTCTCCCCCAACCTCCATTAGTAAATATAGCAGTGACAAATTTCGTAAACGTAGAGTGATTGGAGCTTTCTTAAGGAAAAGCGGTTTCTCAGGATACTTTATGCCTCTAGATGCAGATGATTGGGTTCACTATCGATTTGTAGAATATATTAGGTCCCATTCGATTACAGATGCATTTGTTATGAACTCAGGTTGCATGGCCAATATGAAAAGTAAACAGATATGGGTAAGGGAACGTTTTTATAAAGCATGTGGAAGCAGTGCAATATTTTATTTTCGTAATAATGATTTCCCTCGCACCTCTATGAAGAGAGACGTGATGAAGTCTAAATTTAAATGGGTAATTTTTGCACATGCGAAAGTTACAAATTATCTTAATAATAAAAACTACAAAATGGTGAATTACCCACTTGTTACCTGGGTTGTTGTTCATGGAGACAACAATACTACTATGAAAAGAAAAATAAGAAGTTCCATTTCTGCAAAAAGGTATCAGGCCATTTCTGAAAATCTCCAGGATTGGTTTTATGAATATTATAAAATAAAGTAGAATGAGTTATTCAATAATAGATTAAGATTAAGTATTCAAGAGGGACTTGCTATTTGTAGGTGCTTCTTTGCTGTTTTTTTTATTATAGGGAAACTGCCGTGGCAAAGGATATATATTTGCATGTAATAATAAGTAAACTTTTTATGTTTTATTAGCTGAGGTAAATCCAATGGTTTTTATAAGTCATTATCAGAATCATGACACATTATTGAGACTGTTATTTGTTACACCTTTTCGTTATTCGAAAGCTGTAGACGGATTATAGAAAAAAAGGAGATTAGGAATATGAATACTCCAACAGTTGGAATATTAGTAGGTGGGTTGATATATAGTGGAATTAAGACTAACAGGTCTAATTTAGAGCAAATCAGTTTTTATGAAGAGGCCTGTATACAATATGGGCTGTGTCCTTGCTTTTTTCGATTAAAAGATATAAAGCTTGAGACAGATCAAATTAATGCGTTAGTAAAAGGTGATAAGGGAAAATATGAATTGAAAGTTATCACCATACCCAAAATTATTCATAATCGAGGACTTTTTTTTAGGAATGAATCAAAGATAAAGATAAAGAATCTTCAAAAGACGGGGGTTATTATTTTTAATGATAGGAATCGTTATGGAAAATGGGGTGTTCATGAGATTTTAATGAAAAATGAAGAATTGCAGCCCCATTTGCCTGAAACGAAACGTGCAAGTTCGTTGAATTTCATAGAAATGCTGGAGAAGCATAAACAGCTAATCATTAAGCCGAGTGGCGGAAGTCTAGGCGGCGGGGTCGTTATGGTTGAAAAAAAGGATAGTGAATTTTGGGAAGTTTGTTATAACCAGAAAAGAGAGTCATTTGCTAACGATTGGCCAGACATCATTCGTAAAAAGGTCTTAAATAAAAATTACATCATTCAGGAACGAATTCAGCTTGCACAGTATCAAGGAAGCCCTTTTGATTTACGTGTCTCCGTCCAAAAAAATGGATTAGGAGAATGGCAGGTAACAGGTGTGGTTGGTAAGGTTGCTAAAATAGGAAATTATGTAACCAATGTTGCAAAAGGTGGTACCTGTAAAACGCTTACTGAACTATTATCCGATTATTCTGACCTGGATTTCAACGAAGTCTATCAATCTATTGAAGACTTTTCAATTAAAGCAGTAACTGAATTAAATAAGTATTTCCCTAACCTAGCAGATGTAGGGCTGGATATTGGTTTAACTACTGAAGGTTTTCCCATGTTTATTGAATGTAATTGCCGCGATCTTAGAATAACATTTAAAAAAGCTCAAATGCATGAAGTATGGAAAGCAACATATACAACACCAATCAGTTATGCGAGGTATCTTTTTGATTCCAAGATAATTTAGACACTTGTCAAGGGATGTGATTTATTTGCAAGGTATCGGTATGCTCCACTTCCGGAAAAATCCTGTGGATGTAAAAAAGGCGTATCCCTTTGCAGCCGTTGCGAAAATGGAAGGGGTTCACTTTTTTTACTTTTCATTTAATAATGTGGACTTTGACAACATGAAGATTAAGGGTTGGATGTATGAGGAAGGGAAGTGGATTCAAAAACAAGTAGATTTTCCTTCTGTTGTGATAAACAGCTGCAACCCAAAAACGGAGAACCAGAAAATCATACTAAAGAAGATAAAAAAATATGCGATTTTAACAAGCTTTCCAGTAGGGAACAAAATGAAAGTATATAAAAAAGTGAAAAAAGCAAAAGTGTTCGCCTCCTATCTAATCCCTTCCACTACGCTACTCCAGGCAGAAGAACTTATTTCATTTTTAAAAGATCAACCGAGAGCCGTAATAAAACCTTTATCTGGAAATCATGGGAAAAAGGTGTTTTTTATCGAAAAAACGGAGGAACAGTTTAGAGTAACAGAAGGATTCAACATCATGTATATGAATGAAAAGGAACTTAACAGTTACTTTTGTCCAATTATTGCAGCACAAAAGTTTCTGATGCAACCTTTCATTGAATGTAAAACAAAAAGTGGTCTTACTTATGATTTTAGATTACATGTTCAAAAAAATGGTGAAGGGAAATGGGA
This Neobacillus sp. YX16 DNA region includes the following protein-coding sequences:
- a CDS encoding putative nucleotide-diphospho-sugar transferase, yielding MIPSYDFSLTPNSNMVICCLATGKNHVAALEIMKPTVEYYGRLHGIDTLFYNKKLLPNEMAKKHKVFLLYNLLKYYEIVMWMDSDTIIVDPRVDIRSELTTDHVVYMTSYFRRKPLFPNSGVIVVKRNPKAIEILEAVWRHKKKQSDEWWDQQAFLKLLGFRNRNIRILSYNGPTKYTPLIGSLHVKWNSRPNRFDVAKKPIIVHHCGLKWWKRLKRMRKSYNLFLRNIEKYKTLPSKADSP
- a CDS encoding YheC/YheD family protein, which gives rise to MNTPTVGILVGGLIYSGIKTNRSNLEQISFYEEACIQYGLCPCFFRLKDIKLETDQINALVKGDKGKYELKVITIPKIIHNRGLFFRNESKIKIKNLQKTGVIIFNDRNRYGKWGVHEILMKNEELQPHLPETKRASSLNFIEMLEKHKQLIIKPSGGSLGGGVVMVEKKDSEFWEVCYNQKRESFANDWPDIIRKKVLNKNYIIQERIQLAQYQGSPFDLRVSVQKNGLGEWQVTGVVGKVAKIGNYVTNVAKGGTCKTLTELLSDYSDLDFNEVYQSIEDFSIKAVTELNKYFPNLADVGLDIGLTTEGFPMFIECNCRDLRITFKKAQMHEVWKATYTTPISYARYLFDSKII
- a CDS encoding YheC/YheD family protein, with protein sequence MQGIGMLHFRKNPVDVKKAYPFAAVAKMEGVHFFYFSFNNVDFDNMKIKGWMYEEGKWIQKQVDFPSVVINSCNPKTENQKIILKKIKKYAILTSFPVGNKMKVYKKVKKAKVFASYLIPSTTLLQAEELISFLKDQPRAVIKPLSGNHGKKVFFIEKTEEQFRVTEGFNIMYMNEKELNSYFCPIIAAQKFLMQPFIECKTKSGLTYDFRLHVQKNGEGKWEITLIYPRISGNAKMISNISSGGYRGELASFLEDEFDEDSKKVKENLEVFALTFSTHLDTLYEHSFDELGIDVGIDTNQRLWLFEVNWRPGSKNREFDVAKRLIPYCKYLLNKNSIP